DNA from Armatimonadota bacterium:
CGACGTCACCATGCGGCGCCAGCGCCTCGCCCGCATCCGCTGACGACGTGCGGGTGGCGGTGGCGAACCGACAGCGGGCGGTGCGGGTGTCAGCGGCGGCCCTGCGCCGGGCGGCGCGCCATGCTTTGCGGGCCGAGGGGGCACCGCGGGACGTGGAGCTGAGCATCGCGGTGGTGGACGACGCGGCGATCCGGGCGCTCAACCGGCGCTACCGCGGGGAGGACCGGGCCACGGACGTCCTGGCTTTCCCTCAGGCCCCGCCTGGCCGCTCGGGGCCCGGCCTGATGGCCCTCGGCGGTGGGCAAGGAGTGGTGTTGGGGGACGTGGTGCTCTCCGCCGAACGGGCGGCCGTGCAGGCTGCGGCGCTCGGGCACTCGACCGCC
Protein-coding regions in this window:
- the ybeY gene encoding rRNA maturation RNase YbeY translates to MANRQRAVRVSAAALRRAARHALRAEGAPRDVELSIAVVDDAAIRALNRRYRGEDRATDVLAFPQAPPGRSGPGLMALGGGQGVVLGDVVLSAERAAVQAAALGHSTARELALLVIHGVLHLLGYDDTAPAGARRMRARQEALLEAFYRRRRAAARGAKRR